The Pseudomonas sp. GD03919 region CTTTCGAAGATATCCTGGGTATTCAGGTCGGGCAGGTCGCGCGCAACCAGGTTGGCGATCTGTTCGAGCACGCGTTTCTTGCTGCCACCCGGCACGTTCACCAGGGAACGGCCGGGGGTCAGGATGTTTTCAAGTCGGATCATGGATGGGGAATGTCAGCGGGCCGTGGCGCCTTGCAGGCGTTCGAGCTGCTTTTCCTTGTGCTTGATGAGTTGACGGTCGAGTTTATCGGCCAGCAGGTCGATGGCTGCGTACATGTCCTGATGTTCGGCATTGGCGACGATTTCACCACCGGCGATGTGTAGGGTGGCTTCGATCTTCTGCTTGAGTTTTTCGACCTCCATTATCACCTGTACGTTGGTGATCTTGTCGAAGTGGCGTTCCAGTCGGCCGAGTTTCTCGCCGATGTAGTCACGCAGGGCGTCGGTCACATCCAGCTGATGTCCACTGATGTTGACTTGCATACCGCTTTCTCCTTGTTGCCTTGTGTAAGAGATGGGTCTGGGTCAGACCCACCACCGGAACACTGTGGCCTGTTCGCCGGGGCGATCAGTCGATCTTGCTCACATCAGGCGCTTGCGTTCGCTGGAGGGCGCAATACCGAGGGACTCACGGTACTTGGCTACTGTCCGGCGTGCGACCTGGATGCCTTGTGCCTCCAGTAAACCAGCGATCTTGCTGTCACTCAATGGCTTTTTCGCGTTTTCCGCAGCAACCAGTTTTTTGATGATGGCGCGGATTGCGGTAGACGAGCATTCGCCGCCTTCAGAGGTGCTGACGTGGCTGGAGAAGAAATATTTCAGCTCGTAAATACCACGTGGGGTGTGCATGAATTTCTGCGTGGTGACGCGCGAGATGGTCGACTCGTGCATGCCTACCGCCTCGGCAATGTCATGCAACACCAGTGGCTTCATGGCCTCGTCGCCGTAGTCGAGAAAGCCGCGCTGATGCTCGACGATCTGCGTGGCCACTTTCATCAGGGTTTCGTTGCGGCTTTGCAGGCTCTTGATGAACCAGCGCGCCTCCTGCAGCTGATTACGCATGAAGGTATTGTCGGCGCTGGAGTCGGCACGTTTGACGAACCCTGCGTACTGTGGGTTGACGCGCAGGCGCGGCATGGCTTCCTGGTTCAGTTCCACCAGCCAGCGGTCGTTGTGCTTGCGCACGATCACGTCGGGTACCACGTATTCCGGCTCGCTGGATTCGATCAGTGAACCCGGACGCGGGTTCAGGCGCTGGATCAGGTCGATGACCTGACGCAGCTCGTCCTCCTTGAGCTTGCTGCGGCGCATCAGTTGGGCGTAATCGCGGCTGCCGAGCAGCTCCAGGTAATCGCTCACCACGCGCTGGGTTTCGTTCAGCCAGGGCGTGTTGGCAGGTAGCTGGCGCAATTGCAGCAGCAGGCATTCGCGCAGGTCGCGGGCGCCGATACCGGCCGGTTCGAACTGCTGGATGCGGTGCAGCACCACTTCCACTTCGTCCTGCTCGATATCCAGTTCGGGGTCGAAGGACTCGGTCACTTCCTCGAGGGTTTCTTCGAGGTAGCCATCATTGTTGATGCAGTCGATCAGGGTGGCGGCAATCAGCCGATCCTTGTCCGACATGGGCGCCAGGTTGAGTTGCCAGAGCAGGTGGCTGTGCAGGCTCTCGCCGCTGGAGGTGCGGGTGGTGAAGTCCCACTCGTCGTCATCGTTGCTGGGCAGGCTGCTGGCGCTGGTCTGGTAGATGTCTTCCCAGGCGGTATCAACCGGCAGCTCGTTGGGGATGCGTTCGCCCCATTCACCTTCTTCCAGGTTATCCACCGTCGGGGCGGTTTCCTGGTAGCTCTCTTCCTTGCCGGGAGTAGGCGTGGCGCTTTCAGCGCCATCAGCCATGGGATCACTGTTGTCGAAGTCGTCGCCATCTTCCTGGCGCTCGAGCATGGGGTTGGATTCCAGTGCCTCCTGGATTTCCTGTTGCAGGTCCAGGGTCGACAATTGGAGGAGGCGGATAGCCTGTTGCAGCTGCGGGGTCATCGTCAGCTGCTGGCCCATCTTGAGGACTAGCGATGGTTTCATTGCAGACCTTAATTTACTGGCGAGTTACGCCTTCCACATCAGGGCGCCGAAGCGCCGCTAGGAAGCAAATTATATGCCTGAATTTCTCGTTCTTGCCTAGGGGTTGCAATATTTCTGTAGCGAAACAGCGGCGACCTAGAGGCGGAACTCGTGGCCCAGATAAACTTCCTTCACCGTCTGGTTGGCGAGGATGGTTTCGGCGTCGCCTTCGGCGATCAGTTGCCCATCATTGACGATGTAAGCGGTTTCGCAGATATCCAGGGTCTCGCGCACGTTGTGATCGGTGATCAGGATGCCGATGCCCTTGGTCTTGAGGTGATGGATGATCTGTTTGATATCGCCCACCGAGATCGGGTCGACACCGGCAAAGGGTTCGTCGAGCAGGATGAACTTGGGGTTGGTCGCCAGGGCGCGGGCGATCTCCACGCGGCGTCGCTCGCCACCGGACAGGCTCATGCCGAGGCTGTCGGCGATGTGGTGGATATGGAACTCCTGCAGCAGGCTGTCCAGTTCCGCCTGCCGCCCGGCGCGGTCCAGGTCCTTGCGCGTTTCGAGAATAGCCATGATGTTGTCGGCCACCGACAGTTTGCGGAAGATCGAGGCTTCCTGCGGCAGGTAGCCGATGCCGGCGCGCGCGCGCCCATGCATGGGTTGGTGGCTGACATCCAGGTCGTCGATCAGCACGCGGCCCTGATCGGCGCGTACCAGGCCGACGATCATGTAGAAGCAGGTGGTCTTGCCGGCGCCATTAGGGCCGAGCAGACCGACGATCTGG contains the following coding sequences:
- the lptB gene encoding LPS export ABC transporter ATP-binding protein encodes the protein MAILKAQHLAKSYKSRQVVRDVSLSIESGQIVGLLGPNGAGKTTCFYMIVGLVRADQGRVLIDDLDVSHQPMHGRARAGIGYLPQEASIFRKLSVADNIMAILETRKDLDRAGRQAELDSLLQEFHIHHIADSLGMSLSGGERRRVEIARALATNPKFILLDEPFAGVDPISVGDIKQIIHHLKTKGIGILITDHNVRETLDICETAYIVNDGQLIAEGDAETILANQTVKEVYLGHEFRL
- a CDS encoding RNA polymerase factor sigma-54 encodes the protein MKPSLVLKMGQQLTMTPQLQQAIRLLQLSTLDLQQEIQEALESNPMLERQEDGDDFDNSDPMADGAESATPTPGKEESYQETAPTVDNLEEGEWGERIPNELPVDTAWEDIYQTSASSLPSNDDDEWDFTTRTSSGESLHSHLLWQLNLAPMSDKDRLIAATLIDCINNDGYLEETLEEVTESFDPELDIEQDEVEVVLHRIQQFEPAGIGARDLRECLLLQLRQLPANTPWLNETQRVVSDYLELLGSRDYAQLMRRSKLKEDELRQVIDLIQRLNPRPGSLIESSEPEYVVPDVIVRKHNDRWLVELNQEAMPRLRVNPQYAGFVKRADSSADNTFMRNQLQEARWFIKSLQSRNETLMKVATQIVEHQRGFLDYGDEAMKPLVLHDIAEAVGMHESTISRVTTQKFMHTPRGIYELKYFFSSHVSTSEGGECSSTAIRAIIKKLVAAENAKKPLSDSKIAGLLEAQGIQVARRTVAKYRESLGIAPSSERKRLM
- the raiA gene encoding ribosome hibernation-promoting factor, HPF/YfiA family, with amino-acid sequence MQVNISGHQLDVTDALRDYIGEKLGRLERHFDKITNVQVIMEVEKLKQKIEATLHIAGGEIVANAEHQDMYAAIDLLADKLDRQLIKHKEKQLERLQGATAR